CCCTTCCCATACGGTGCTGGCAGGAGCGCGCCGGGGCCTTTCCgccgcgggaggggcgggcgggcaTCGCTCCCGGCCCCTTTTGTGCTGCCTCTCGCCCCGGCTGCCCTGGCCGCGGGAGGGGCCGCCCGGGGGGGCTCctgcgggcggcggggagctTCGCTTTTCAACagcaggaattaaaaaacaaccacagcgaaaaaaaccccaagcgGCGCACGCCAAGCTGCcgcccttcttttttttttatctttaattttttttttaaacaccaccccacttccccccccccccccccccattttgaAACTGAGTTTGAAGGTGCCAGAAAATAATGAACGGCGGCGGGCCGGTGTGCCGGGGCCGTGGCCTGGAGCGCGGCGTGCGGGGATCTGTCACATGGCGGGGGCCCGCACCCCGGCCGGGGCCATCCGACACCCTCGCCGCTTCTCTGGCCTCCGGCCGCTTctcctaaagaaaacaaagatgaaaatgcTGCTGGGCACCTAAGGAGCGGGCGCTGCCCTGGATCTGGGTAGCGTTGAATCTTCTCTTTGCCTCTCCCATGATACTGTGGATCAGAACACGAGCAACGGACTTGGAAGTTGGTTCTCTGCGATTTCTGCCTGTGGCTTCTAATGGAAGTGAGAGGATCGGACTGCTTATTAAGGAGGGTGTTTTCTTAAACGTTTTCTGAAGGACAAAGTTTGgttcttttcagattttgtcACCTTTTCAAAAGCAGTCCTTTAAAGTATCTTgaagttttcttcagaagtaCCTCAACTGATATGAAAAAGTTTGAGATATAGTAAGAAGGTGGTTAAGAACATAGTTGTAACATAAATAACTTTATTCCTTTGATTGGGAACAGTAGAGTTGCGTATTATTATGCCCTTGGTAggaataacttttttaaaaaatttgttgTAAAACAACTGTCCTAGTAACTCTTCGTTGCTGCTTTGCATGTTAACCAATCTCAAGAATGACAACTAATATTAGggtttgaggggttttttgtgtgtgtgtgtgtgtggcgcttttttcttttttattttcaaataaaaagtaCTGACCTTTATTTCCTAATTCAAAGTTTCCAGTTGGTAAACAACTATAATAtctttatttcctcctttttaatgACCTGTTGCACTTTGGTAAAATGTTAACTTCTTGTTtcataccttttaaaaaagtgttggtcttttttcttttatttcctcaacAGGAAGGAGTGAAGACTGAAAACAATGACCACATTAATCTGAAGGTGGCAGGGCAAGATGGGTCTGTGGTGCAGTTTAAGATTAAGAGGCATACACCACTTAGTAAACTAATGAAAGCCTATTGTGAACGACAGGTATGATTTTTGTATGATCATCAAGAGAACTGGTGTCTGAGGGAGAGGTGATCTCCATAGAGACAGATGAAGACAGTAAAGTCTTAAAACTATGTAAATACGCAAAATGATAAAGACTTAACAGAAACTAATTGTGTTGTGGAAAGTGTATTGTTCTTAGGATCTGTTACAGAGTGGGTTGGCAGGGTTGGGACAGAAAGCGGGTAAAATAAAGATCTGTTGTTATCTTTGTGAAATCTGCATTATAGGTGTAGGCTGCTGGGAGGCGACTGTTACTTTACTGCTCAAAAATACCAGTATGGAAAGGGTGGGTTAGGAACCTGCAGTATGAACTTAGGGTAGAGTTGAGTGATAATCAAAGGCATTTTTATAACTCTGAGTAATTTCTTGGTCTGGTCATAGACTTCTGATTTATTAGCTTAGTATTATTGTCTTGAGATGAGAGAATGCCAATGAGTATTTCAGGGTTTAAAGGCGTCTAATGTCTAGCTTGAGAGGAGCTTGTACATTCAATGAtgagctttgttttttctcttgtggCCTAGTTGTCAAATTAGTCCTCTGAGGGaccaaaaaaaatgtattttgctagTGTAGTGGCAACTGCAGCCAGCCTACTAGGTTGCAGGCAGCTAttgcaagttttaaaaacacCTGTATGAGAGTAGTGCTACTTAACACTTTCTTCTGAAGGTTTTGATTAGGAAAATTTTGTCTCTGTAgtccatgatttttttaatgactgtctgccttttaaaaagttCCATCTCTACAAAAGTGTTTGGAATTggggaaggttttttttaaacacaaatattcAGTGATACCACTGAATACAATAAAATCACTATAAAATATTGAGATAACTATTTCAccaccaagaaaaacaaactctaATTCACATACAGAGTGGTAAAACCTCTTTGGTTTACCCTTTGTCACAGTAGGATAGTGATACAAATAAAGACAGGGAAAATCAGCTCTTACTGACATGTCAGTATGTTCTTGTAGGGGTGTTCTGGGGATAAATGAATCAATGTTTGAAGCTGTGAActcattttttcctacttctgtCATACAAACTCATATCATATTGTGCAGATCACTCTGTATTGCTTTTTCCAAACATAAAGTGCAGTTTTATCTGTCTTTTTGGGAGTTTGAGGATTGGTTAATTGTCTGTAAAGTCCTGGGAAATACGATTCCAGAAGTACTGTTCATACTTCAGTTACTTGGAAGCAAACAAAAGTAAGACTCTAAAACTTTTCACCTAAATTTCTACTctgccttaaaagaaaaaaacagcaaaaaaaccccaggtgtcaattggagggaaaaaaattataaatctTTAGAATGGGAGACATTTTTACTGATTTCAGTTTTAAGCTAGTAGGTATCCAAAGGATATTTCTGTGGAGATGGGCTTgtctttaaattttatttgttaGGTGCTTATTTCtcaaacatttgtttaaaagcatttgttctgTGTGTCTTTAAAAGTTAGATTTTGTTCGTGTTCCTACCTAGGCATACCCAATCTTAAAATCCTTAAGCTATGGACTTTAGATTTAATTGTGGAGAGGTGGAAGCTGCATATAGTAGAGAATTTAGCAGCTTTGAAGAACGAAACTCATATATTGCATGTAGTAGACCTGAAGTGGAAGTAACTAAACCTTGAATGATACTTTTAGAAGATCAAGGCTAGTTGCAATTATTgtaagtggggggaaaaaatcatcCATGGAATATACTTAATTTTTTGTGGATACTAATCTCACCAAGGTacattttttcagtatgttttcagCTAGCATTTTTTCAGCTCATGAAGTTGTCGGGAACCTGCAAAACCACAGCACTTTTGGAAtaggaaatacatattttaagaaacacaGCGTTGGAGAAAACGGCTCAAACCAAATGTTGCTGTGCAAAAATGTGTTGCTGCCATGACACTTAGCCAAATGGTTTTCTTGATCAAGATGTTGTGAGTGAACACTGCAGAATCTTAGTCACGCTAGAGAAGGCATTTTGGTGTGAACTATAAAGTCTTACCAAA
The genomic region above belongs to Gavia stellata isolate bGavSte3 chromosome 22, bGavSte3.hap2, whole genome shotgun sequence and contains:
- the SUMO2 gene encoding small ubiquitin-related modifier 2 isoform X2, giving the protein MADEKPKEGVKTENNDHINLKVAGQDGSVVQFKIKRHTPLSKLMKAYCERQLEMEDEDTIDVFQQQTGGVY